From Bacteroidota bacterium, the proteins below share one genomic window:
- a CDS encoding aldo/keto reductase yields MNKSETKSSTFLLGEDIEINRLGYGAMQLTGKGVNGDMEDRSIGIKILQYAVDNGVNFIDTAEAYGPETNERLIADALHPYKAGLTIATKGGFDRPSAGQWIINGKPERIAEEIEGSLKRLKVDCIDLWQLHRIDPNVPVEETLTPVAEAVKAGKIKHVGLSEVKITEIEQAEKVVPIVSVQNYYNLHERKWEAEVDYCAKRNMAFIPWYPLASGPHKLQDKVSKIAAAHNATTAQIALAWLLRRSPNIILIPGTKSLEHLKENLEAEKINLTEEEVNELT; encoded by the coding sequence ATGAATAAATCAGAAACAAAATCTTCAACATTTCTTCTTGGGGAAGATATTGAAATAAACAGACTCGGATACGGAGCTATGCAGTTAACAGGTAAAGGTGTTAACGGAGATATGGAAGACCGAAGCATAGGAATAAAAATTTTACAATACGCAGTTGATAACGGCGTTAACTTTATTGATACTGCCGAAGCATACGGTCCCGAAACAAATGAAAGACTTATTGCAGATGCATTACATCCTTATAAAGCGGGACTTACAATCGCAACTAAAGGCGGCTTTGATAGGCCATCTGCGGGTCAATGGATTATCAATGGAAAACCTGAAAGAATTGCAGAAGAAATTGAAGGCAGCTTAAAGCGATTGAAAGTTGACTGCATCGATTTATGGCAGCTTCACAGAATTGACCCGAATGTTCCGGTTGAAGAAACTCTTACACCCGTTGCAGAAGCAGTGAAGGCAGGAAAAATTAAACATGTCGGATTATCTGAAGTAAAAATTACTGAAATAGAACAAGCTGAAAAAGTTGTTCCTATTGTGTCAGTTCAGAATTATTATAATCTGCATGAACGAAAATGGGAAGCTGAAGTAGATTACTGCGCAAAGCGAAACATGGCATTCATTCCGTGGTATCCGCTTGCATCGGGTCCACATAAATTGCAGGATAAAGTAAGTAAAATTGCCGCGGCTCATAATGCAACAACTGCTCAGATTGCGCTGGCATGGCTGCTGCGCCGCTCACCTAATATTATTTTAATTCCCGGTACAAAATCACTGGAGCATCTTAAGGAGAATCTGGAAGCGGAAAAAATAAATTTGACAGAGGAAGAAGTAAATGAGTTAACATGA
- the pstS gene encoding phosphate ABC transporter substrate-binding protein PstS translates to MRYISILLISLIFFSCGGKRNVALNRSGGQLNGAGATFPFPIYSKWFDEYYKVDKNAKINYQSIGSGGGIRQITEGTVDFGASDSPMNETEKKKAEDRNNSRVLQIPTVLGAVVLTYNLPGINKNINLSGETIADIYMGKIKRWNDERIKSDNPDINFPDKEIVVCYRTDGSGTTYIYTDYLSKVSPEWKQNHGTAKDVRFPVGQGGKGNEGVTGIVKQLEYSIGYIELIYALQNKLSYANVKNKEGEFISPSLESVTKAADNTVDEMTESLTLSVTNAKGKGAYPIASYTYLLVLENQRDLIRGRILKSFLKWALTDGKKFANDLGYSSLPQSVVEKALARIELINFNGKPL, encoded by the coding sequence ATGAGATATATTTCCATCCTTTTAATTTCACTTATCTTTTTTTCCTGTGGAGGAAAACGCAACGTCGCTTTGAACCGTTCAGGCGGTCAGCTAAATGGCGCGGGAGCAACCTTCCCATTCCCGATTTACTCAAAATGGTTTGACGAATATTATAAAGTGGATAAGAATGCAAAAATAAATTATCAGTCAATCGGCTCAGGCGGTGGAATTCGTCAGATTACGGAAGGCACAGTTGATTTCGGCGCATCGGATAGCCCTATGAATGAAACGGAAAAAAAGAAAGCAGAGGATAGGAATAATTCACGCGTGCTGCAGATTCCTACTGTTCTTGGCGCAGTTGTGCTTACATATAATTTGCCAGGTATAAATAAAAATATAAATCTCTCAGGCGAAACAATTGCCGATATTTATATGGGCAAAATAAAAAGATGGAATGATGAAAGAATAAAATCAGACAATCCCGATATAAATTTTCCTGATAAAGAAATTGTGGTTTGTTACAGAACTGACGGTAGCGGAACAACATATATTTATACTGATTATTTGAGCAAAGTCAGTCCCGAATGGAAACAAAACCATGGTACTGCTAAAGATGTTCGATTTCCTGTAGGACAGGGCGGTAAAGGAAATGAAGGTGTTACAGGAATTGTAAAACAATTAGAATATTCCATCGGGTATATTGAGTTGATTTATGCTTTGCAAAATAAACTAAGCTATGCTAATGTAAAAAATAAAGAAGGGGAGTTTATTTCTCCTTCGCTTGAATCCGTCACTAAAGCAGCAGATAATACAGTTGATGAAATGACTGAATCATTAACTTTATCAGTAACAAATGCAAAAGGAAAAGGCGCTTATCCAATAGCAAGCTATACATACTTACTAGTACTTGAAAACCAAAGGGATTTAATAAGAGGAAGGATTTTAAAAAGCTTTTTAAAATGGGCATTGACTGACGGGAAAAAATTTGCAAACGATTTAGGATATTCGTCACTGCCACAATCAGTTGTAGAAAAAGCATTAGCCAGAATAGAATTAATAAACTTTAACGGTAAACCACTTTAA
- a CDS encoding DUF421 domain-containing protein yields MNEYVDAAFRAVVLYFIIIISLRLLGKKDISQLALQDFVLILLISKSLYNDAGLGPGITMVLTLAIINYIMDWILFKSKKARKIIVGEPVVLIENGNVLPKALNCEKLTMDELIAGLRKQGYEKIQDVKWAILETGGEISVIGK; encoded by the coding sequence ATGAATGAATATGTTGATGCTGCCTTCAGGGCAGTTGTTTTATATTTTATTATTATCATCTCATTACGCCTGCTCGGTAAAAAAGATATATCTCAGCTGGCTCTTCAGGATTTTGTATTAATACTTCTTATCAGCAAATCACTTTATAACGATGCAGGACTCGGACCAGGAATAACAATGGTACTTACGCTTGCAATAATAAATTACATCATGGACTGGATTTTATTCAAATCTAAAAAAGCAAGAAAAATAATTGTTGGTGAACCTGTAGTTTTAATTGAAAACGGCAATGTTCTTCCAAAAGCTCTTAACTGTGAAAAATTAACAATGGATGAATTAATTGCCGGGCTGCGAAAGCAGGGCTATGAAAAAATACAAGACGTTAAATGGGCAATACTTGAAACCGGCGGGGAGATAAGCGTAATAGGTAAATAA
- the pstA gene encoding phosphate ABC transporter permease PstA, with protein sequence MLFLCVVAAIISILPLFYIFFYTTKSGISSLNWDFFTQMPKPVGESGGGMANGIVGTLILVSLGSFIGIPVGVMAGIYVTEYSGGLFSNLVKFVTDVLSGVPSIIIGIFAYGVIVIPMQGFSTLAGSFALGVLMVPTITRITEEMLKLVPQSLREASLALGVSRWKTTLQIVLRTASGGIITGILLAIARAAGETAPLLFTAFGNRFWSTDLNQPIASLPVQIFNYAISPFDDWHKQAWAGALVLITLVFIVNLIVRIVTRDKFANKV encoded by the coding sequence ATGCTTTTCCTTTGCGTTGTTGCTGCTATAATAAGTATTCTTCCGTTGTTCTATATTTTCTTTTATACAACTAAGTCAGGCATATCTTCACTAAACTGGGACTTCTTTACTCAGATGCCTAAACCTGTAGGGGAAAGCGGCGGAGGTATGGCGAACGGAATTGTTGGGACACTTATTCTTGTATCCCTGGGTTCATTTATCGGAATTCCTGTAGGAGTAATGGCAGGCATTTATGTGACTGAATACTCAGGCGGCTTATTTTCCAATCTTGTAAAATTTGTTACGGATGTTTTAAGCGGAGTGCCGTCAATTATCATTGGTATTTTTGCCTATGGAGTAATTGTAATTCCCATGCAGGGATTTTCAACTCTTGCGGGTAGTTTCGCTCTGGGAGTTTTAATGGTTCCCACAATTACCCGGATTACCGAAGAAATGCTTAAGCTTGTTCCGCAATCATTACGGGAAGCTTCACTTGCTTTAGGTGTTTCCCGATGGAAAACAACTTTGCAGATTGTGTTAAGAACAGCATCCGGCGGAATTATTACAGGTATTTTACTCGCTATTGCAAGAGCGGCAGGGGAGACAGCACCGTTGTTGTTCACGGCATTCGGAAACAGATTCTGGAGCACTGATTTAAATCAGCCGATTGCATCATTACCTGTACAGATTTTCAACTACGCAATATCACCTTTCGATGACTGGCACAAACAGGCATGGGCAGGTGCATTGGTTTTAATCACATTAGTATTCATTGTAAATCTCATTGTAAGAATTGTAACAAGAGATAAATTTGCAAACAAAGTATAA
- the pstC gene encoding phosphate ABC transporter permease subunit PstC translates to MAPEIKSKKKWSDIFFEKLTLIFACSIILIVAWIIIEMFQDSIDAREAFGWKFIFSNEWDPVKEKFGALPFIFGTVVSSILALLISLPISIGVAVFLNEIVNRAFRTPLSFLIEILAAIPSIIYGFWGIFVLAPFMRGTVQPLLQSTLGFLPFFKGTPYGTGLLTAAIILAIMITPIITAITRDVLKAIPTAQREAAYALGATKWEAIKMALLNARSGILGASVLGLGRAIGETMAVTMVIGNRAEISSSLFEPAYTMASVIANEFAEASGNLHVSALIEVGLILFAVTFIINSFARLLIYSFTRKTEGK, encoded by the coding sequence ATTGCCCCTGAAATTAAAAGCAAAAAGAAATGGTCGGATATTTTCTTTGAGAAGCTGACATTGATTTTTGCATGCTCGATTATTTTAATAGTAGCATGGATAATTATTGAAATGTTCCAGGACTCAATTGATGCGCGTGAGGCATTCGGATGGAAATTTATTTTTTCCAATGAATGGGATCCCGTAAAAGAAAAATTTGGCGCGTTGCCTTTTATCTTCGGAACAGTAGTTTCATCTATTTTAGCATTATTAATATCGTTACCTATCAGTATTGGCGTTGCAGTTTTTTTAAATGAAATTGTAAACCGTGCATTCCGCACTCCGTTAAGTTTCTTAATCGAAATTCTTGCAGCAATACCAAGCATAATCTATGGCTTCTGGGGAATATTCGTTCTTGCTCCATTTATGCGGGGAACCGTGCAGCCGTTATTACAAAGCACGTTAGGATTTTTACCATTCTTTAAAGGTACTCCATATGGAACTGGTTTACTTACAGCGGCAATAATTTTAGCTATAATGATAACGCCGATTATCACAGCAATAACAAGAGACGTTTTGAAAGCAATACCTACTGCACAGCGCGAAGCCGCATACGCATTGGGAGCAACTAAGTGGGAAGCAATAAAAATGGCACTGCTTAATGCGCGCTCAGGTATTTTAGGCGCATCGGTGCTGGGACTTGGAAGGGCAATCGGAGAAACGATGGCAGTTACAATGGTAATAGGAAACAGAGCAGAGATAAGTTCATCACTATTTGAGCCAGCATATACAATGGCTTCTGTGATTGCAAATGAGTTTGCAGAGGCATCCGGAAATTTACACGTAAGCGCACTCATTGAAGTCGGGTTAATTTTATTTGCAGTAACATTTATTATAAATTCATTTGCGCGATTATTAATATACAGTTTCACAAGAAAAACCGAAGGCAAATAG
- the pstB gene encoding phosphate ABC transporter ATP-binding protein, which produces MEVVENPTDKEYEVETKNLSVSFNERPAITDINLSVRKQTATAIIGPSGCGKSTFLRALNFMHDMIPKSKVTGEIFINKHSISEYDTVDLRKKVGMVFQKPNPFPKMSIYENVVSGLKMNGYKDKKALPEIAERCLKLAGLWEEVKDRLKEPAVSLSGGQQQRLCIARTIAVQPEIILMDEPTSALDPISTQKIEELIFNLKKEFTILVVTHNMQQAARVSDHTAFFYMGKLVEYSRTRRMFTNPKEKLTEEYITGKFG; this is translated from the coding sequence ATGGAAGTCGTTGAGAATCCGACCGATAAAGAATATGAAGTTGAGACTAAAAATCTTTCAGTGTCTTTTAATGAGCGTCCTGCTATTACCGATATAAATTTAAGCGTTCGTAAACAGACAGCGACTGCAATCATAGGACCATCGGGCTGCGGAAAATCTACCTTCCTTCGAGCATTGAATTTTATGCACGATATGATTCCGAAGTCAAAAGTCACAGGAGAAATTTTTATTAATAAACATAGTATCTCAGAATACGATACAGTTGATTTAAGAAAGAAAGTCGGAATGGTTTTTCAGAAGCCAAATCCGTTCCCGAAAATGTCCATCTATGAAAATGTTGTTTCTGGATTAAAGATGAACGGCTATAAAGATAAAAAAGCTTTGCCGGAAATCGCCGAGCGTTGTTTAAAGCTTGCGGGACTATGGGAAGAAGTTAAGGACAGATTAAAAGAGCCGGCAGTAAGTTTATCAGGCGGGCAGCAGCAGAGACTTTGTATAGCAAGAACTATTGCCGTGCAGCCGGAAATAATTTTAATGGATGAACCAACGAGCGCTCTAGACCCGATTTCAACTCAGAAAATTGAAGAGCTTATTTTCAATCTTAAAAAAGAATTTACTATCCTAGTTGTGACACACAACATGCAGCAGGCAGCGAGAGTCAGCGACCACACAGCGTTTTTTTACATGGGGAAACTTGTTGAGTACTCCAGAACCCGCAGGATGTTTACAAATCCGAAAGAGAAATTGACCGAAGAATATATTACAGGTAAGTTTGGTTAA
- a CDS encoding T9SS type A sorting domain-containing protein has protein sequence MKIFTLFFLLFVYGLSFAQRSEISGAFECSHGKMNRKFIPQSTDLSPNSPVHSFNVLDYKLNLDIYNSFITPYPKSFKGTNQVTLRVDSTLHSIQLNAVNTSLGIDTVKIGSTLLSYTHLSNIVLIMLDRTYNPGETIILYIAYHHNEVSDTHYNVSNGMVFTDFPPEGARYVFPCWDKPGDKATLNLTARVPTNVLLGSNGRLADSTVSGGAIFYNWISRDPISTYLITFIGKVNYNLDVIWWKKISNPNDSIPLRFYWNTGESGLANIKSKMPGMITRYSQMFGEHAFEKNGFATANNLFQWGGMENQTLIILTPNGWQENLVAHEFGHQWFGDLVSPGTWADVWLNEGFATYCEALWKETTTGYAAYKSAINSNAGEYLGSNPGWPIYNPSWAVTTPNINTLYNTAITYDKGSCVLHMLRYVLQDTSVFFNCLRSYATDTTNFKFKNAVTADFITKINAVSGQDLNWFFDEWVYQPNHPVYDNKYQFINNGSNNWTVKFTAKQIQGPPSPAYFKMPVEVKIAFVGGTDTTIRVMNDANNQLFTWNFSKQPSAFTFDPNSNIIIKSGSTTIGVHNISTEIPGKFSLKQNYPNPFNPVTNINFEIPKESFVKITIYDNLGRVVDVLANERYNAGSYSVNFDASKLSSGIYFYKLEAGNFVETKSMILTK, from the coding sequence TTGCTCAGAGATCAGAAATTTCAGGAGCATTTGAATGCTCTCACGGAAAAATGAACAGAAAATTTATTCCTCAAAGCACTGACTTATCTCCAAATTCTCCCGTTCATTCATTCAATGTGCTTGATTATAAATTGAATCTGGATATTTACAATAGCTTTATAACACCGTATCCGAAATCATTCAAAGGAACGAATCAGGTTACACTCAGGGTTGACTCAACATTGCATTCGATTCAACTTAATGCAGTGAATACTTCACTTGGAATTGATACAGTAAAAATCGGCTCGACATTACTATCCTATACACATCTTTCAAACATTGTATTAATTATGCTTGATAGAACATATAATCCGGGTGAAACCATTATCCTTTATATTGCATACCATCACAACGAAGTTTCAGATACTCATTATAATGTTTCAAACGGAATGGTTTTTACTGACTTCCCGCCTGAAGGTGCGCGTTATGTATTCCCATGCTGGGATAAGCCGGGAGATAAAGCAACATTAAATTTAACTGCGCGAGTTCCGACAAATGTTTTATTAGGCTCTAACGGCAGACTTGCAGATTCAACGGTAAGCGGAGGCGCAATTTTTTATAACTGGATAAGCAGAGATCCTATATCAACTTATCTGATAACATTTATAGGAAAGGTAAATTATAATCTAGATGTTATATGGTGGAAGAAAATTTCAAATCCTAACGACAGCATACCGTTAAGATTTTACTGGAATACAGGTGAGAGCGGACTGGCAAACATAAAATCAAAAATGCCTGGTATGATAACGCGCTATTCGCAGATGTTCGGCGAGCATGCTTTTGAAAAGAACGGATTTGCAACGGCGAACAATTTATTTCAATGGGGCGGAATGGAAAACCAAACACTCATTATTCTGACACCAAACGGCTGGCAGGAAAATTTAGTAGCACATGAGTTCGGGCATCAATGGTTTGGAGACTTGGTCTCTCCCGGTACATGGGCTGATGTCTGGCTTAATGAAGGCTTCGCAACTTATTGTGAGGCACTCTGGAAAGAAACAACAACAGGTTATGCAGCTTACAAGAGTGCAATTAACAGTAATGCTGGGGAATATCTGGGTTCAAATCCGGGATGGCCTATTTATAATCCAAGCTGGGCAGTTACAACTCCGAACATTAATACTTTATATAATACTGCAATTACCTATGATAAAGGTTCATGTGTATTGCATATGCTGAGATATGTTCTTCAGGATACGTCCGTATTTTTTAATTGCCTCCGCTCTTATGCAACTGATACAACAAATTTTAAATTTAAGAATGCAGTCACAGCAGATTTTATTACAAAGATTAATGCAGTTTCAGGGCAGGACTTAAACTGGTTCTTTGATGAATGGGTTTATCAGCCAAATCATCCCGTCTACGATAACAAATATCAGTTTATAAATAATGGAAGCAACAACTGGACAGTAAAATTTACGGCAAAGCAAATTCAGGGTCCGCCTTCTCCCGCTTATTTTAAAATGCCGGTTGAAGTTAAAATCGCATTTGTGGGTGGAACCGATACAACAATCAGAGTTATGAACGATGCTAATAATCAGCTCTTTACATGGAATTTCTCAAAGCAGCCGAGCGCATTTACATTTGACCCTAACAGTAATATCATTATCAAAAGCGGTTCGACGACAATTGGTGTTCATAATATCAGCACGGAGATTCCCGGAAAATTTTCATTGAAGCAGAATTATCCGAATCCGTTTAATCCTGTAACGAATATTAATTTCGAAATTCCAAAAGAATCATTTGTGAAGATTACAATTTATGATAACTTAGGAAGAGTTGTAGATGTTTTAGCAAATGAAAGATATAATGCAGGGAGTTATTCAGTAAATTTTGATGCATCAAAACTATCAAGCGGAATTTATTTCTATAAGCTTGAAGCTGGAAATTTTGTTGAAACGAAGAGCATGATACTGACTAAGTAA
- a CDS encoding 2-phosphosulfolactate phosphatase, whose protein sequence is MTFNQSEYDIKLEWGLHGIEQLTSVSDVIIIVDILSFSTCVDIAVSHGAIIYPYRYKDESAIEYAKSLNAELADANRNSEGFTLSPLSLKNIPPGTKLVLPSPNGATLSLATGNVTTICGGLRNPNAVAEYAMSIGKSISVIPAGEKWQDGSLRFAIEDYIGAGAIISYLKGILSPESKSALAVYQSVKENLLEEIKKCSSGKELVERGFEEDVNLACEFNVSECVPFLKNGAYENIRSL, encoded by the coding sequence ATGACATTCAACCAATCTGAATATGATATTAAACTTGAATGGGGTTTGCACGGCATTGAACAGCTTACATCTGTTTCAGATGTGATAATAATTGTCGATATACTTTCTTTCTCAACATGTGTAGATATTGCAGTAAGCCACGGAGCAATTATTTATCCTTACAGATATAAAGATGAAAGCGCAATTGAATATGCAAAGTCTCTGAATGCTGAACTTGCAGATGCAAATAGAAATTCTGAAGGCTTCACACTCTCCCCTCTCTCATTAAAGAATATTCCCCCGGGTACAAAATTAGTTTTACCTTCACCTAACGGAGCAACGCTTTCATTAGCTACAGGAAATGTAACAACAATCTGCGGCGGGCTTAGAAATCCTAATGCAGTTGCTGAGTACGCTATGAGCATTGGAAAAAGTATCTCTGTAATTCCCGCAGGAGAGAAATGGCAGGACGGAAGTTTAAGATTTGCAATTGAAGATTACATTGGAGCAGGAGCTATAATTTCTTATCTAAAAGGTATCTTATCACCTGAAAGCAAATCCGCTCTGGCAGTTTATCAAAGTGTGAAAGAGAATTTATTGGAAGAAATAAAAAAGTGTTCCTCAGGAAAAGAACTAGTTGAAAGAGGATTTGAGGAAGATGTGAACTTAGCCTGTGAGTTTAATGTGAGTGAATGTGTTCCTTTTTTAAAAAACGGCGCGTATGAGAATATTAGAAGTTTATAA
- a CDS encoding serine hydrolase, producing the protein MKKILLTALVIFFAFKIYAQDNTETKVQKIDELINKYVEYGLFNGSVMVVENGNTILSKGYGYSDFVNKTPNTPETKFRVGSITKQFTSMLIMQLVEKGKIKLDGKLSDYLPYYRKDQGDKITIHNLLTHTSGIPNYTAIPDFMQKHLNDPLTPKELILKYGSGDLEFEPGTSWNYSNTGYVILGAIIEEVTGKKYEEVLQENILNPLGMTNSGYEHNDVKMTNQAIGYDNNFNGVTPAKYIDMTIPHAAGAMYSTVEDLYKWDRALYTEKLLSNDMKEKMFTPFLKNYAYGWGTGKINVNGTEKKVLAHSGGINGFNANIIRLVDDNIVVIGLSNFFNGQSGKMTNEISKIMFGFPYSLPAKPLMQVLISSASTKGLKEAVSEVKELAKDKKNYSASEEDINLYGYQLLGDKKYDDAIEVLKLNVDLFPDSFNVYDSLGEAYLAKGDKENALKNYKKSVELNPKSTSGLEAIKKLEGK; encoded by the coding sequence ATGAAAAAAATTCTTCTAACCGCACTTGTAATATTTTTTGCATTTAAAATATATGCACAGGATAATACAGAAACAAAAGTTCAGAAAATTGATGAGCTCATTAATAAATATGTAGAGTACGGCTTATTCAACGGAAGCGTTATGGTCGTGGAAAACGGAAATACTATTTTATCCAAAGGTTATGGCTATTCGGATTTTGTAAATAAAACTCCGAATACTCCTGAAACAAAATTCCGTGTAGGTTCAATTACAAAACAGTTTACATCTATGCTTATAATGCAGCTTGTTGAAAAAGGTAAGATAAAATTAGACGGCAAGCTTTCTGATTATCTTCCTTATTACAGAAAAGATCAGGGAGATAAAATCACGATTCATAATCTGCTTACACATACTTCGGGAATTCCTAACTATACTGCTATTCCAGATTTTATGCAAAAACACTTAAATGATCCATTGACTCCAAAAGAACTTATACTAAAATATGGAAGTGGAGATTTGGAGTTTGAACCGGGCACAAGCTGGAATTACAGCAATACAGGTTACGTTATACTTGGCGCAATAATAGAAGAAGTAACCGGTAAAAAATATGAAGAAGTGCTGCAAGAAAATATTTTAAATCCTTTAGGAATGACTAACAGCGGGTATGAACATAACGATGTAAAAATGACTAACCAGGCAATAGGATATGATAATAATTTTAATGGTGTTACTCCAGCTAAGTATATAGATATGACAATTCCTCATGCCGCTGGTGCAATGTACTCTACGGTTGAAGATTTATACAAATGGGATAGAGCTTTATATACTGAAAAGCTTCTTTCAAATGATATGAAAGAAAAAATGTTCACTCCATTTTTAAAAAACTATGCCTATGGATGGGGTACAGGAAAAATTAATGTAAACGGCACAGAGAAAAAGGTTTTAGCGCACAGCGGTGGAATAAACGGATTCAATGCAAATATTATCAGATTAGTTGATGATAACATTGTTGTAATTGGTTTAAGCAATTTTTTCAATGGTCAATCAGGAAAAATGACGAATGAGATTTCAAAAATTATGTTTGGATTTCCTTACTCATTACCTGCTAAGCCATTGATGCAAGTGTTGATCTCTTCAGCTTCTACTAAAGGTTTAAAAGAAGCAGTAAGTGAAGTTAAAGAACTTGCTAAAGACAAAAAAAATTATTCTGCCAGTGAAGAAGATATAAACTTATACGGTTATCAATTATTAGGCGATAAAAAATATGATGATGCAATTGAAGTTTTAAAACTGAATGTTGACTTATTTCCGGATTCATTTAACGTTTATGACAGCTTAGGTGAAGCTTATCTTGCAAAAGGTGATAAAGAAAATGCTCTTAAAAATTATAAGAAGTCAGTAGAGTTAAATCCAAAGAGCACGAGCGGACTTGAAGCGATAAAGAAATTGGAAGGTAAGTAA